A single genomic interval of uncultured Pseudodesulfovibrio sp. harbors:
- a CDS encoding RnfABCDGE type electron transport complex subunit D — MTPPLIKAMSDIATRLTVSPAPHWRSGRTIQGMMQAHLLALVPAAAMAVVMYGLHAAAVIGLAGAVAVLVEALCLRLQNRDVDVDNYSALYAGILFAFLMPATAPWWLVSIGAALTIVLGRTVFGGFGCNPVCAPLIAWAFCRLSWPADMDIDLNLAHFLINSPVDQLMHFGVDSIAQFDTMDMLLGQQLGGLGASQVLGLLAGGIFLLATGWIRIFIPASFIAGVLVTSGIYWYIDPSMYADPLFHLLAGSTIFGAFFLATDTASSPVGMLPQIIFGLLAGAMVIIIRVYGVYPDGVPFAIMVANLLSPLLERVRPKFFGGK; from the coding sequence ATGACTCCTCCCCTTATCAAGGCGATGTCTGACATCGCCACGCGGCTGACGGTCTCCCCGGCACCGCATTGGCGCAGCGGCCGGACCATACAGGGCATGATGCAGGCACACCTGCTCGCTCTGGTTCCCGCAGCAGCCATGGCTGTAGTAATGTACGGACTGCACGCTGCCGCTGTCATCGGACTGGCTGGCGCAGTTGCCGTTCTGGTCGAGGCGCTCTGCCTCCGCCTCCAGAACCGCGACGTGGATGTGGACAACTACTCCGCACTGTACGCGGGAATTCTGTTCGCCTTTCTCATGCCCGCCACGGCACCGTGGTGGCTCGTGAGCATCGGCGCGGCCCTGACCATCGTCCTCGGGCGCACGGTCTTCGGCGGATTCGGATGCAACCCGGTCTGCGCTCCGCTCATCGCATGGGCGTTCTGCCGGCTTTCATGGCCCGCCGACATGGATATCGACCTGAACCTGGCCCATTTCCTTATCAACAGCCCCGTGGATCAGCTCATGCACTTCGGAGTGGACTCCATAGCCCAATTCGACACGATGGACATGCTTCTCGGCCAGCAGCTCGGCGGCCTCGGCGCTTCACAGGTACTGGGACTTCTGGCTGGCGGCATCTTCCTTCTTGCAACCGGCTGGATTCGAATATTCATCCCCGCGTCCTTCATCGCGGGCGTGCTCGTCACATCCGGCATCTACTGGTACATCGATCCGTCCATGTACGCCGACCCGCTGTTTCACCTGCTGGCAGGCAGCACCATCTTCGGCGCGTTCTTTCTCGCCACAGATACCGCTTCCAGCCCGGTGGGCATGCTGCCCCAGATCATCTTCGGCCTGCTGGCCGGGGCCATGGTCATCATCATCCGCGTCTACGGCGTGTACCCGGACGGCGTGCCGTTCGCCATCATGGTGGCGAACCTCCTGAGCCCGCTTCTGGAACGAGTCCGTCCAAAATTCTTCGGAGGCAAGTAA
- a CDS encoding FAD:protein FMN transferase, whose protein sequence is MKNSYSRRAFLRTLGLIGLGASIPAPALAAVKMADVTRLTGNRVKVSETRFLMGTFVAITAIHESRTLAEHGVGLAFEEIERLSAIFDRHRDNTPVSRLNDEGRLGDITPELHNMMREALAYTELTVGAYDPTVLPVVEMLRDKAAPTGRMDISEAELKEALALVDAKAIHVSGNEIRFDKQGMGITLDGMGKGYIVDRASDVLNKAGVANHMINAGGDMRARGERTPGKPWTVAIEDPAGKGKYPALIELRNAAIATSGGYEASYNASGSRHHVIDPRTALSPTRSVSVSVVAPTVMQADALSTAAFVMHPKDGVRFINTLPQCETLIIGDSGVKLTSRHWKQC, encoded by the coding sequence ATGAAAAACAGTTATTCCAGACGTGCCTTCCTACGCACACTCGGATTGATCGGGCTGGGAGCCAGCATCCCGGCCCCGGCCCTTGCTGCCGTGAAGATGGCCGATGTCACCCGCCTGACCGGCAACCGCGTCAAGGTTTCGGAGACCCGCTTTCTCATGGGAACCTTTGTGGCCATTACCGCCATTCACGAATCCCGTACGCTCGCCGAACACGGTGTGGGACTCGCCTTTGAGGAAATCGAACGGCTGTCCGCCATCTTTGACAGGCACCGCGACAACACCCCTGTTTCCCGTCTCAACGACGAGGGTCGGCTGGGTGACATCACGCCGGAGCTGCACAACATGATGCGCGAAGCACTTGCCTACACGGAACTGACTGTCGGCGCATACGACCCCACGGTTCTCCCCGTGGTGGAAATGCTTCGCGACAAGGCCGCTCCGACCGGCCGCATGGACATATCCGAGGCCGAATTGAAGGAAGCGCTGGCACTGGTGGACGCCAAAGCCATCCATGTTTCCGGAAATGAAATCCGCTTCGACAAGCAGGGCATGGGCATCACGCTCGACGGCATGGGCAAAGGATACATTGTGGACCGCGCCTCCGACGTCCTGAACAAGGCCGGTGTTGCCAACCACATGATCAACGCAGGCGGCGACATGCGCGCCCGAGGCGAACGCACACCGGGCAAACCGTGGACCGTGGCCATCGAAGACCCCGCAGGCAAAGGGAAATATCCGGCACTCATCGAACTGAGGAACGCTGCGATAGCGACTTCAGGCGGATACGAGGCATCCTACAATGCATCAGGCTCCCGTCACCACGTAATCGATCCGCGCACGGCACTCTCGCCCACCCGAAGCGTTTCCGTGTCAGTGGTCGCCCCCACCGTCATGCAGGCAGACGCCCTGTCCACCGCCGCATTTGTCATGCATCCCAAGGACGGCGTGCGGTTCATCAACACTCTTCCCCAGTGCGAGACACTCATCATCGGCGACTCCGGCGTCAAACTGACCTCGCGCCACTGGAAACAATGCTGA
- a CDS encoding TolC family protein, which produces MIRWLCVILFLIVIVPAVHAGGVDMDEQAARERLRVLLKQTGTDGVDVKGLTPLDTTRIVLEHNLAIKDSELDRLTAEQALREAQSLFDPRLSASAAYSNSLNYYRETETYKYLKNTVTFAGPNPVYVLYDDTSPVKYLRFDRERVAGYYLRDIKASDPPPWGNVESKDYSLGLGTDIPWGPGLNLTMNVREKKNFWKNDDGSWGDYKRPWRSAFNESLTLPLPFTKDFGPYSSRDTEVKLAKVMQDVADWSAKASTNNALLEGELAYWDLVVRLQNLLALDRHNRNLKSLLDKTRRLYDDRLCTEYDLALVKSAYTRSLDGMEQGAAAYRTASNRLAELTDAGSGTLFFPKGYAVLADLPLSPIPGEDNPGDVSKNPSYGRQLASVALAEIEEKHRSNQSLPDLSASQSLTLTQGYSNFGYADPGRSMNEVFTNPDMVRQDYGLWYTYPLFNRAANASHGQAMLDAREERTRARQLENSLRRTAADALTMLEGARRRVAITAKGVELAREAYRKALDMQSDREVTEYEILSKSSNQLTAELAYINAHMDCQKAAARFQAALGAYQERYATRDGGES; this is translated from the coding sequence ATGATTCGCTGGCTGTGCGTCATTCTTTTCCTGATTGTCATTGTTCCGGCAGTTCATGCGGGTGGCGTGGACATGGACGAGCAGGCCGCCAGAGAGCGGTTGCGTGTCCTGCTCAAGCAGACAGGGACCGACGGTGTTGACGTGAAAGGGCTGACTCCGCTGGACACCACCCGGATCGTGCTGGAGCACAATCTGGCGATCAAGGATTCGGAACTGGACAGACTGACCGCAGAGCAGGCGTTGCGCGAGGCCCAGTCCCTGTTTGATCCGCGCCTGTCCGCTTCGGCCGCCTATTCCAACAGCCTGAACTATTACCGTGAAACGGAAACATACAAGTACCTCAAGAATACCGTCACGTTTGCCGGTCCCAATCCCGTGTATGTCCTTTATGACGATACGTCGCCCGTCAAGTATCTGCGTTTCGACAGGGAGCGGGTTGCCGGGTATTATCTGCGTGACATAAAGGCCTCGGACCCGCCTCCGTGGGGGAACGTGGAAAGCAAGGATTATTCCCTCGGTCTGGGTACGGATATTCCATGGGGACCTGGCTTGAACCTGACCATGAACGTGAGGGAAAAGAAGAATTTCTGGAAAAACGATGACGGTTCATGGGGCGACTACAAGCGTCCATGGCGTTCGGCTTTCAACGAGAGCCTGACCTTGCCCCTGCCTTTCACCAAGGACTTCGGGCCGTATTCCTCCCGTGACACGGAGGTGAAGCTGGCAAAGGTCATGCAGGATGTCGCGGATTGGTCTGCCAAGGCTTCGACCAACAACGCCCTACTCGAAGGGGAATTGGCGTATTGGGATCTGGTCGTCCGTTTGCAGAATCTTCTGGCTCTGGATCGCCATAACCGGAACCTCAAATCCCTTCTGGATAAGACCCGTCGCCTTTATGATGACAGGCTTTGCACGGAGTATGACCTTGCCTTGGTCAAATCCGCGTATACCCGGTCGCTGGACGGCATGGAGCAGGGAGCTGCCGCCTATCGCACCGCGTCCAACCGGTTGGCTGAACTCACGGACGCCGGAAGCGGGACCCTCTTTTTCCCCAAGGGGTATGCGGTTCTTGCCGATCTGCCGCTTTCCCCGATTCCGGGGGAAGACAATCCCGGGGATGTTTCCAAAAATCCGAGCTATGGCCGTCAGCTTGCTTCTGTCGCGCTTGCCGAAATCGAGGAGAAACACCGCAGCAACCAGAGCCTTCCCGATCTGTCCGCAAGTCAGTCCCTCACTTTGACGCAGGGGTATTCCAATTTTGGGTATGCCGATCCGGGCCGGTCCATGAATGAAGTCTTCACCAATCCGGACATGGTACGGCAAGACTACGGATTGTGGTATACCTATCCGCTTTTCAACCGTGCCGCCAATGCCAGCCATGGACAGGCCATGCTTGATGCCAGGGAAGAGCGGACCAGAGCGCGGCAGCTTGAAAACAGTCTGCGCCGGACCGCAGCCGATGCCCTGACCATGCTGGAAGGAGCGCGGCGGCGTGTGGCCATAACCGCCAAAGGTGTCGAATTGGCCCGGGAAGCTTACAGGAAGGCGCTGGATATGCAATCGGACCGGGAGGTTACGGAGTATGAAATCCTGAGCAAGAGTTCCAATCAACTGACTGCTGAATTGGCGTACATCAATGCCCATATGGATTGCCAGAAGGCGGCGGCGCGTTTTCAGGCCGCATTGGGTGCATATCAGGAGCGTTACGCGACACGCGACGGAGGGGAATCATGA
- a CDS encoding RnfABCDGE type electron transport complex subunit A: protein MEYFMLFISAIFINNIVLVQYLGACPFMGTSKSTDVALGMGGAVIFVMLMATAITWPLHQFVLIPHGIEYLQTIVFILVIASLVQFVEMFLKKLVPPLYKSLGLFLPLITTNCAVMGVAIMVQRNGYSFFKSMMYGLASGIGFLIALVIISAIRERLDISPVPAVFRGVPVALIMAGVMSLVFFAFQGMAA from the coding sequence GTGGAATACTTCATGCTCTTCATATCGGCGATATTCATCAACAATATTGTCCTTGTACAATATCTTGGAGCCTGTCCGTTCATGGGCACATCCAAGTCCACCGATGTAGCCCTCGGCATGGGCGGCGCGGTCATCTTCGTCATGCTCATGGCGACGGCGATCACCTGGCCCCTGCATCAATTCGTACTGATTCCCCACGGGATCGAGTACCTCCAGACCATCGTCTTCATTCTGGTCATTGCCTCGCTTGTCCAGTTCGTAGAGATGTTTCTCAAGAAACTGGTACCGCCCCTCTATAAATCACTGGGCCTGTTCCTGCCGCTGATCACCACCAACTGCGCCGTCATGGGCGTGGCCATCATGGTGCAGCGCAACGGATATTCCTTTTTCAAGTCCATGATGTACGGCCTTGCCTCGGGCATAGGTTTCCTCATCGCTCTGGTCATCATCTCCGCCATTCGCGAACGCCTCGACATCTCGCCGGTTCCGGCAGTGTTCCGCGGCGTACCTGTCGCGCTCATCATGGCGGGTGTCATGTCTCTGGTCTTTTTCGCCTTTCAAGGCATGGCCGCTTAA
- a CDS encoding RnfABCDGE type electron transport complex subunit G yields MKEILHMLVVLSLICATSGAVLVNLKQATKNDIEQQVLTYVQGPALMSVLEGCDNDPIAERKKVGDVTVFPATRDGKLVGVALETFAPGYSGDIGVIVGFDIENDVLMGIGITTQTETPGLGTKIMKPSFTKQFKAHGLESMDTMARGGDIDAISGATFSSVGTVDAVRKAIEIYQGIKPQLASMWQAS; encoded by the coding sequence ATGAAAGAAATACTCCACATGCTTGTGGTCCTGTCCCTCATCTGCGCCACCTCCGGGGCGGTGCTGGTGAATCTCAAGCAGGCCACGAAAAACGATATCGAACAGCAGGTCCTCACCTACGTGCAGGGACCGGCCCTCATGTCCGTGCTTGAAGGATGTGACAACGACCCCATTGCCGAACGCAAGAAAGTCGGTGACGTCACCGTCTTCCCTGCCACCCGCGACGGCAAGCTCGTGGGCGTGGCCCTTGAGACCTTTGCACCGGGCTACTCCGGAGACATCGGCGTCATCGTCGGCTTCGACATTGAAAACGACGTCCTCATGGGCATCGGCATCACCACCCAGACCGAGACTCCCGGACTGGGTACCAAGATCATGAAGCCGTCCTTCACCAAGCAGTTCAAGGCGCACGGCCTCGAATCCATGGACACCATGGCACGCGGCGGCGACATCGACGCCATCTCCGGCGCGACCTTCTCATCCGTCGGCACGGTAGATGCGGTTCGCAAGGCCATTGAAATTTATCAGGGCATCAAGCCGCAACTCGCCTCCATGTGGCAGGCTTCATAG
- a CDS encoding FAD-dependent oxidoreductase encodes MVTSSILVLFLLGLTAAAVLAAASRVLHVKEDPRIAQVEGCFPGANCGGCGYPGCSAAAAAIVKGDAAPEICVAGGPEIAENIANIMGTEVSFKEPKIASNICTGGFRANQLFEYEGINDCRAEALLYGGEKSCGLGCIGMGTCVKVCSFDAIRLNADGLPVVDWQACRSCGKCAEVCPTGAIRISGMTMDLLHLNKINDCLAPCMQKCPAQVDVRTYIQQMKQGDLRGALITMKERNPLPLAVGRVCPAPCENICRRKIADNGVAIHTLHRFVADWEMNSGSRVQLNCNPPSGHKVAIIGGGPAGLSCAYFLRRIGHEPVIFEKREDIGGMMRGVIPEYRLPHKVVDWEVQTILDLGVDVRTGAAFGTDITLTDLEAVGFEAVFMATGAWNVPALGVENDDAAGVVDSISFLAGVGETYTDLKGKKVVVVGDSNTAMDVVRSAVRLGGDVTALIGCIERKMSANKNEVKRATELGADLRFLTEPTAVKASDGTVSGISFCEVAYADPKKAAGKPKPVEGTEASIDADIIVVATDRLVDTDAFKDAEGNPLFEMDKKTGGIKADATTLQTSLPNVFVGGEAYTGRNILIQAVADGRRAARAIHHYITEGQIPEPKNPQLRVIPESILKNMQVTYSIPRIQVPEISVEDRKSTFKEEVQGSIAYESARKEGSRCLRCGLTCYDSEAGAEYAKDADVQRFNEMGKE; translated from the coding sequence ATGGTTACCTCTTCCATTCTGGTCCTATTCCTGCTCGGGCTGACTGCTGCCGCCGTACTGGCAGCCGCTTCCCGTGTTCTCCACGTCAAAGAAGACCCCCGCATCGCACAGGTTGAAGGCTGCTTTCCCGGCGCCAACTGCGGCGGCTGCGGATATCCGGGCTGCTCGGCGGCTGCCGCCGCCATCGTCAAAGGCGATGCAGCCCCGGAAATATGCGTGGCGGGCGGTCCCGAAATCGCTGAAAATATCGCAAACATCATGGGCACCGAAGTCTCCTTCAAAGAACCCAAGATAGCCAGCAACATATGCACCGGTGGTTTCCGCGCCAACCAGCTCTTCGAATACGAAGGCATCAATGACTGCCGCGCCGAAGCCCTGCTCTACGGCGGTGAAAAATCCTGCGGCCTCGGTTGCATCGGCATGGGCACCTGCGTCAAGGTGTGCAGCTTCGACGCCATCCGCCTGAACGCCGACGGCCTGCCCGTAGTGGATTGGCAGGCATGCCGGTCCTGCGGCAAGTGCGCCGAGGTCTGCCCCACCGGAGCCATCCGCATATCCGGCATGACCATGGACCTGCTGCACCTGAACAAGATCAACGACTGTCTCGCCCCGTGCATGCAGAAATGTCCGGCACAGGTGGACGTCCGCACCTATATCCAGCAAATGAAACAGGGCGACCTGCGCGGCGCACTCATCACCATGAAGGAACGCAACCCGCTTCCGCTGGCCGTGGGACGAGTCTGCCCTGCGCCGTGCGAAAACATCTGCCGCCGCAAGATCGCGGACAACGGAGTCGCCATCCACACCCTGCATCGCTTCGTGGCGGACTGGGAGATGAACTCCGGCTCTCGCGTGCAGCTCAACTGCAACCCGCCCTCCGGTCACAAAGTCGCCATCATCGGCGGTGGACCTGCCGGTCTTTCGTGCGCGTACTTCCTGCGCCGCATCGGGCACGAACCGGTCATCTTCGAGAAACGTGAAGATATCGGCGGCATGATGCGCGGCGTCATCCCGGAATACCGCCTGCCGCACAAGGTGGTGGACTGGGAAGTCCAGACCATCCTCGACCTCGGCGTGGATGTCCGCACCGGCGCGGCCTTCGGCACCGACATAACGCTGACCGACCTCGAAGCCGTTGGTTTTGAAGCCGTGTTCATGGCGACTGGCGCATGGAATGTCCCGGCGCTGGGCGTTGAAAACGACGATGCCGCGGGCGTGGTTGATTCCATATCCTTCCTTGCCGGAGTGGGTGAGACATACACCGACCTGAAGGGCAAAAAGGTTGTCGTCGTTGGTGACAGCAATACCGCCATGGATGTTGTGCGTAGTGCAGTCCGCCTTGGCGGAGACGTCACCGCCCTCATCGGCTGCATCGAACGCAAGATGTCCGCCAATAAGAACGAAGTGAAACGCGCCACGGAACTGGGAGCCGATCTCAGATTCCTGACCGAACCCACTGCCGTCAAGGCCAGTGACGGTACAGTCAGCGGCATCAGCTTCTGCGAAGTCGCCTATGCCGATCCCAAGAAGGCTGCGGGCAAACCCAAACCGGTGGAAGGCACCGAAGCATCCATTGATGCTGATATCATCGTGGTCGCCACTGACCGCCTCGTTGACACGGACGCCTTCAAGGACGCCGAAGGCAACCCGCTCTTCGAAATGGACAAGAAGACCGGCGGCATCAAGGCCGATGCCACCACGTTGCAGACATCCCTGCCGAACGTCTTTGTCGGCGGCGAGGCATACACGGGGCGCAACATCCTGATTCAGGCCGTTGCCGACGGCCGCCGTGCCGCCCGCGCCATCCATCACTACATCACCGAAGGCCAAATCCCGGAGCCCAAGAACCCGCAACTCCGCGTCATCCCGGAATCCATTCTCAAGAATATGCAGGTGACCTACAGCATCCCGCGTATTCAGGTCCCGGAGATCAGTGTGGAAGACCGCAAATCCACATTCAAAGAGGAAGTACAGGGCAGCATCGCTTACGAGTCTGCCCGCAAGGAAGGCAGCCGCTGCTTGCGCTGCGGTCTGACCTGCTACGACTCCGAGGCAGGAGCCGAATACGCCAAGGATGCGGACGTCCAACGCTTCAATGAGATGGGCAAGGAGTAG
- a CDS encoding electron transport complex subunit E translates to MSSISKEFLKGLWAELPPFRVLLGLCPTLAVTSTAENGLGMGAAVIFVLTLSNVIISALRKVIPQKVRIACFIVVTASLVVSVELLMQAYAYPLYQKLGIFVPLIVVNCLILGRAEAFASRNGILLSIADALGMGIGFAASLTLLGGIREILGSGTIFGIPVMWESFKPAEFMVMAPGAFVALGMILAGMNAFNRWQSRRKGEIAPVSQNSTCASCGACNACDGK, encoded by the coding sequence ATGAGTTCAATCAGCAAAGAATTCCTCAAGGGCCTCTGGGCGGAGCTGCCGCCTTTCCGGGTGCTCCTCGGCCTGTGCCCGACCCTCGCGGTCACTTCCACGGCGGAAAACGGTCTCGGCATGGGTGCCGCCGTCATTTTCGTGCTCACCCTGTCCAACGTGATCATCTCCGCCCTGCGAAAAGTGATCCCGCAAAAGGTCCGCATCGCCTGCTTCATCGTCGTCACCGCATCGCTGGTCGTTTCGGTGGAACTGCTCATGCAGGCATATGCCTATCCGCTGTATCAGAAGCTCGGGATCTTCGTGCCGCTCATCGTGGTCAACTGCCTGATCCTCGGCCGCGCAGAGGCATTCGCCTCCCGCAACGGCATCCTTCTGTCCATTGCGGACGCGCTGGGCATGGGAATCGGTTTCGCCGCTTCCCTGACTCTCCTCGGCGGTATCCGCGAAATCCTCGGCAGCGGCACCATTTTCGGCATCCCGGTCATGTGGGAAAGCTTCAAACCCGCTGAATTCATGGTCATGGCTCCAGGCGCATTCGTCGCCCTGGGAATGATCCTCGCGGGAATGAATGCCTTCAACCGCTGGCAGAGCCGCAGAAAGGGTGAAATCGCACCCGTTTCCCAGAACTCCACCTGCGCCTCATGCGGCGCATGCAACGCCTGCGACGGCAAATAG
- a CDS encoding TolC family protein: MKYRVVIFVILLVCCFVLTGHAQDRDDSVAVKTVRLGDYFADTPDKTETERLATVLGEFDALRDEGSKLRFSNRKTRYIAPRMVYLEALKKNLALQVDEQDAEVAKAAIMEAEAVFDPVLTLSFAYSESDTNTRSKEIVLQTKKFQPPPETAIPIDPGNPEAQIVAIGWQNQVAGIKSVRTVYASEPSEHGPTKVFNYSLDISQQLPWGSELGLGLSLQDKDVYYDSSNHSYDRPWSASFMANLVAPLPMAKNFGPDSSNESAIRMREKSSEISALNVQAAINQILYEAEMAYWNVVRRFENLNVLIKRRQLLERQVASVNKRFENREATNYDRLQVEASLARTKVLEVDAANALLDASNVLAALIESEDGALEGNIYLPYAYLGLLAETETPDTATALARAVEQRPELKMGQAGIEYSEINRAFAKNQALADLKVSARYSSSQDASVYGYSSPWSSMGFMANPDKEDYSFSLDYEYPILNRALDARFEQAKIGVRQAGLSQRITKNSVIREVEDATALVRTSRSRVVAAVESEKFASLAYDKLVARQEYGDVSEFELLLALQRLSEAQISTILAHIDHRTALTGLLAATGEIAVASADNTSTPLDNHRLAVMRHNSLLTNFIRKPHGQER, translated from the coding sequence ATGAAATACCGGGTGGTGATCTTCGTTATTCTTTTGGTGTGTTGTTTTGTGCTCACGGGCCATGCTCAGGATCGGGACGATTCGGTTGCGGTGAAGACGGTGCGTCTGGGTGATTATTTTGCCGATACTCCTGACAAGACCGAGACCGAGCGATTGGCCACGGTACTTGGTGAGTTTGATGCCTTGCGTGATGAAGGATCGAAACTCCGTTTTTCCAACAGGAAAACGCGGTATATTGCTCCGCGCATGGTGTACCTTGAGGCGTTGAAAAAGAACCTCGCGCTTCAGGTGGACGAGCAGGACGCGGAAGTTGCCAAGGCTGCCATCATGGAGGCGGAAGCGGTATTTGATCCGGTGCTGACGCTTTCCTTCGCGTATTCCGAATCCGATACCAATACGCGCTCCAAGGAGATCGTCTTGCAGACAAAGAAATTTCAACCGCCGCCGGAAACAGCGATCCCCATTGATCCGGGCAACCCCGAAGCCCAGATTGTGGCCATCGGTTGGCAGAATCAGGTGGCGGGGATAAAGAGTGTCCGCACTGTCTATGCCTCCGAGCCTTCGGAGCACGGTCCCACAAAGGTGTTCAATTATTCTCTGGACATCTCTCAGCAACTCCCGTGGGGATCAGAGTTGGGACTCGGTCTTTCCCTTCAGGACAAGGATGTCTACTACGACTCCAGCAATCACTCCTACGACAGGCCGTGGTCAGCCTCATTCATGGCGAATCTGGTCGCCCCCTTGCCCATGGCCAAGAACTTCGGGCCTGATTCGTCCAATGAATCCGCCATACGGATGCGTGAGAAGTCCAGCGAAATCAGTGCGCTGAACGTTCAGGCCGCGATCAACCAAATTCTTTATGAAGCGGAAATGGCGTACTGGAACGTGGTCCGACGTTTTGAAAATCTCAACGTACTCATCAAGCGCCGCCAGCTTCTTGAACGGCAGGTCGCATCGGTGAACAAGCGGTTTGAGAACAGGGAGGCCACCAATTATGATCGGCTTCAGGTGGAGGCGAGTCTGGCCCGGACCAAGGTGCTGGAAGTGGATGCCGCCAATGCGTTGCTCGACGCTTCGAATGTGCTTGCGGCCTTGATCGAGAGCGAGGATGGCGCGCTGGAGGGGAATATTTATCTGCCGTATGCCTATCTCGGATTGCTTGCGGAGACTGAAACACCGGATACGGCAACGGCGTTGGCGCGGGCTGTGGAGCAGCGTCCTGAGCTGAAAATGGGGCAGGCCGGAATCGAGTATTCAGAGATCAATCGTGCCTTTGCCAAGAATCAGGCGTTGGCCGATCTCAAGGTGTCCGCACGATACAGTTCCAGTCAGGATGCGTCGGTGTACGGGTACAGCAGTCCATGGAGTTCCATGGGATTCATGGCGAATCCGGACAAGGAAGATTACTCGTTCTCGCTGGATTATGAATACCCCATCCTGAATCGTGCCTTGGACGCCCGTTTCGAGCAGGCGAAGATCGGTGTCCGCCAAGCGGGGCTGTCTCAGAGGATTACCAAAAACAGCGTCATTCGTGAGGTCGAAGATGCCACCGCCCTGGTTCGCACTTCCCGGTCAAGAGTCGTGGCAGCCGTGGAGTCGGAGAAGTTCGCCTCTCTTGCGTACGACAAGCTTGTTGCCAGACAGGAATATGGGGATGTCAGTGAATTCGAATTGTTGCTCGCCTTGCAGCGGTTGTCCGAAGCCCAGATATCAACGATATTGGCTCACATAGATCACCGGACCGCCCTGACCGGGCTTCTTGCGGCAACCGGAGAGATCGCCGTGGCGAGTGCCGACAACACTTCGACGCCGTTGGATAATCACCGTCTGGCGGTCATGCGGCACAATTCCCTGCTCACCAATTTTATTCGGAAACCACACGGACAGGAGCGATAA